ATGCGTTCCCCGACAATTCGAGCTCGGTCACCGTGGTGCTCCGCGCAGACGAGGCGGGAGATGCGTCGGCCGACGGCGGTACCCTCACGCTCGGCGCAGGCGACCTCGCGGAGGCTGTCGGCGCGCATCCCGAGCTATTCGGCGCGGTAGGCGGCCTCTGGCAGAGCCCTGCGGAATCCTCCGCCCAGATCGTCGTGATGACGATCCCTGTGCCACACGAGACCACCTCGCCCGGGGCCCGCGATGCGCTCGAGACGCTGAGGAGCGACGTGCTCCCGGATCTCCTTGCCGCGCATCCCGACATCGAATCGGCCGTGGGCGGACCGATCGCCGCGAACGTCGACGCATCCGCCAGCATTGCCCAGAAGATGCCGTGGGTGATCGGGATCGTCGTGTCGCTGACGTTCCTCTTCATGCTCGTCACCTACCGCTCGTTCGCGGTCGCGGGCATCACCGTGGTGCTCAACATCGCCTCAACGCTTGCCTCGTTCGGGATTCTGATGTTCATCTTCCAGGGCTCCTGGGCGGAGGATGCGCTGGGCTTTACCTCGAACGGCGGGCTCGTGTCCTGGGTGCCGCTGCTCCTTTTCGTCGTTGTCTCTGGACTGTCGCTCGACTATCACGTGCTCGTCCTGGGCCGCGTGCGCGAGTTTGCGGTCGCAGGCTTTTCGGCTCGGGATGCGGTGATCGCGGGGCTGTCGAAGACCGCGGGTATGGTCACCGCCGCGGCCGCGATCATGATCGTCGTATTCGCGGTCTTCGGTTCGATGTCCTTCATCGAGCTCAAGCAGATCGGCGTCGGGCTCGCGATCGCGACGCTTCTTGACGTCACGCTAGTGCGCGTCGTGGCGCTGCCGGCCGCGCTCCTGGCTTTCCGCCGCCAGCTGTGGTGGAAGTCGTAGCGGAATCGAAAAAAGCGAATCCCGGTGTCGGAGAGTCGACACCGGGATTCGCTGCGTGCGAGGAAGACGCGATTAGGCGTTCGCACCCTCGAGCGCGAACTGACCTGCGCGGACCGCCTCCATCGCCTTGGTCCAGACGATGAGCTGGTCGAGCATCGGCGCGAGCGATGCGGCGCCCATGTCGGAAGGCTTGAAGGTCGAGAAGTTCTCGATGTCGGTGAAGAGCGAGAACTGTGCGGCGTTGCGGACGTGCGCAACCTGTGCCTCGGAGAGCACGACGCGGAGGTTCTCGACCGCGCGGACACCCATTGCCGAGCCGTAGGACGCGAAGCCGGCGGCCTTGTTGTGCAGCTCAGGCTGGAGGTAGTCAAGCGCGTTCTTGAGCGCGCCCGAGATGCCGTGGTTGTACTCGCTCACGACGAAGACGAAGCCGTCAAACTCGGCCATCTTTGCGCTGAATGCCTTGCCCTGCTCGTTCGGAGCCTCGGCACCCGGAGCACCATCCCAAACCGGCAGGTTGAATTCCTTGATGTCGACGATCTCGTAGTCGGCGTCGCCGCGCTTGTCGGCTTCGGCCTTGATCCATTCGGCAGCCTGGATGCTGAGGCGGTTCGGGCGGATGCTCGAGGTGACGATCGCAATCTTGGTCATTGGGGCTCCTTGAAACTCAGTGAAGTGATTCGACCGGCGCGCGTTTCGTGCGCCGACAGAGAAGGTAACTACTTGCGCCTTTAACTTATTCCATGAATTTGCATCCAACAAGTTAGTTTCCGAAATTCGTCGCCGTTCACGTCTTCGTGACCGCGTGCCACTAGCGTAGAAACGTGGTCGATCTCCTTATCGCGTCACCGCTTCTGACACTGTTTCTCACCGCCGCGCTCGGCACCCTCCTCGGTGCCGTCCCGTTCGGCCCGCTGAAGTTCGGTGCCGCCGGCGCGCTCTTCGTCGGCCTCGCGATCGGTGCGCTCGATCCCCAGCTCGGCCAGGGGCTCGAGCTCGTCCAGTCGATCGGTCTCGCGCTGTTCGTCTACACCGTGGGACTCGCCTCCGGCGCGTCGTTCTTCCAGGACCTGCGCCGACAGACGCCACTCATCATCGGCGGCGTGGTGCTCATCCTTCTGTTCGCCGTCACCGCCGTTGCCGCAAACCGCGTGTTTGGGCTCGGAGGCGAGCTCGCCGCCGGCATGATGGCTGGCGCGCTCACCTCGACCCCAGCCCTCGCTGCAGCGACCTCCGCGGCCGGTGGCAGCGCCGAGCCCGCGGTTGGCTACGCCATCGCCTACCCGGTCGGAGTCATCGTCACCATGATCATCGTCACGATCGTCGCCCGCAGGCCGCTCCCGGCCAAGAACGACCCCAACCCCAACAACCTTGACGGGCTCGAGGCATGCACCGTCGCGGTCGAGCATCCGATGCGGGTCTCCGAGATTCCCGGCATTGCCGAGATTCCAGGGAGCGACACCGGCGAGGTGCGGGTCTCGTACCTGCAGCGGGCCGGAGAGGTGTCGGTCGCATCCCCCTCGGAGCTGCTCCGCGAGGGCGACCGCGTCGTGGTGGTTGGGGTACCGGATGCGGTGCGCACCGCCCAGGAGGCGCTCGGCAGCCGGGTCGAGGAGAACCTCGTCCATGACCGCTCGGTCGTCGACTACCGGTACTTCATCGTGTCGAATCACGAGCTGGTCGGGCGCACCGTGGCCGAGCTACTCATCCCGCTTCGCTTCGATGGGAAGATCACGCGTATCCGCCGCGGCGACCACGACCTTCTGCCCACCGCCGAGATGACCCTGCAGCTCGGCGACCGTGTGCTCGTCGTCGTCCCGCGCGAGCGCTTCGGCGAGGTCTCGAAGTTCTTTGGCGACTCCGAGCGCAGCATTACCGAGGTCGACTTCTTTTCAATCGGGCTCGGCATC
This DNA window, taken from Gulosibacter molinativorax, encodes the following:
- a CDS encoding NADPH-dependent FMN reductase, translated to MTKIAIVTSSIRPNRLSIQAAEWIKAEADKRGDADYEIVDIKEFNLPVWDGAPGAEAPNEQGKAFSAKMAEFDGFVFVVSEYNHGISGALKNALDYLQPELHNKAAGFASYGSAMGVRAVENLRVVLSEAQVAHVRNAAQFSLFTDIENFSTFKPSDMGAASLAPMLDQLIVWTKAMEAVRAGQFALEGANA
- a CDS encoding aspartate:alanine exchanger family transporter, which translates into the protein MVDLLIASPLLTLFLTAALGTLLGAVPFGPLKFGAAGALFVGLAIGALDPQLGQGLELVQSIGLALFVYTVGLASGASFFQDLRRQTPLIIGGVVLILLFAVTAVAANRVFGLGGELAAGMMAGALTSTPALAAATSAAGGSAEPAVGYAIAYPVGVIVTMIIVTIVARRPLPAKNDPNPNNLDGLEACTVAVEHPMRVSEIPGIAEIPGSDTGEVRVSYLQRAGEVSVASPSELLREGDRVVVVGVPDAVRTAQEALGSRVEENLVHDRSVVDYRYFIVSNHELVGRTVAELLIPLRFDGKITRIRRGDHDLLPTAEMTLQLGDRVLVVVPRERFGEVSKFFGDSERSITEVDFFSIGLGIAIGVAIGLISVPLGGGMGIALGSAAGPLLIGLILGRMERTGPIVWTMPMAANLTIRQLGLVIFLAAVGLASGQAFAQTAFTLTGLTIAVIATVVLTAILLLLWWWNRVTGMSSARAAGAIAGFVGQPAILSHVNSLVDDSRTNSGYAALFAVGIIVKILLVQAVVAL